CTCGTTAGTAAAACATTGCGAGCGATACAAACATACAAAGCGAAATCACTTATCGTTGGTGGAGGCGTCGCAGCTAACCAAGAAATCAGGAAAGTGCTAAGCGAGCTATCTCCTGTGCCTATTTATTTCCCTACCCGAGAACTTTCCACCGATAACTCTCTCATGATCGCCATCGCAGGCTACATGCAGTGGCAGAAAAAGAAAAAGGGTGTTCAATTGAACACCCTCATTGCCAACGGCAATCTTACATTATAAATTTTCATTTTTTAAAACCAATCGTTTCTAGCCATAAGTCAATTTCTGCGTGAAGTTTTTCCAAATTTCCATCATTCATAAAAATCTTCTCAGCTTTTGCTAAACAAAGTGGGATATTCATATCCCAAAGCTCAGTACCGATAGATTCCCGTTCTTCGTCAGAGAGAAATCTTTCGAACGTAACACTATCAGTTGCACTTTTGCGATCCATTGCTCTTTTGTAGCGAATATGAGGATCCGCGTCTATGCCAATAAAGTGTGTATCTGGTTTATTTATAATAAAACTTGTTTCTGCAGGACAACGAAGTGATTCAATCACAGCATTATTGCCGTATGCCAAAGCTCGCTCGTATAACGTGCGAATATTATAGTCTGGTCCATATGTTTGGCGGAGTTCATTCGCAACAAGCCTCATAGAGTCTCGGTTCACGATAAGTCCTCGCTTATTAATTTCTTCAACAAAAAATTCACGAGCGGAGAAATGTTTAAAGCCAAGTGAAACTAAGTAATCAGCTACGGTGCCTTTGCCAGCACCATTTGTTTCTGCAATCGCGACAATCATACTGTCATCATTCCACAACAGAGAGCATATGGCAACTAATTCTTGGCGAACGTGATAAAAATGTTATATTGTAAGAATGCAACCCGAAAATACAATCCCTGAAAAGCTACTGAAGCCCTACGATCCGACCGATACAGAAAAGCGCATCTACGCCCTCTGGCAAGAGAGCGGCTTTTTTAATCCAGAGACGTGTATATCACAAGGTGTTACAAAGTCTGATGCTAAACCATTTACCATAATGATGCCACCCCCAAATGCCACAGGTGTGCTCCATATGGGTCACGCGCTATTTCTTACCGTAGAAGACATTATGATTCGCTACAAGCGTATGCAAGGATTTAGGACGCTTTGGCTACCTGGCACTGACCATGCAGCTATTGCTACGCAGTCAAAAGTTGAAGGCATTATCAAAAAAGAAGAAGGTAAATCGAGACATGACCTAGGTCGTGATGAACTATTGAAACGCATTGATGCTTTTGTCGAAGACAATAGAAAAACAATGACGTCTCAGATGCGGATTATGGGCGCATCATGTGATTGGTCACGGGAAGCATTTACTCTGGATGAAAAGAGGAACTTGGCGGTCAATACATTATTCAAACAAATGTATGATGATGAACTCATTTATCGTGGCAACCGCATCGTCAATTGGGATCCCAAAGGTCAGACAACGATCGCTGATGATGAAATCGTCTATGAGGAGCGCAAAGCTAAATTGTATACATTCAAATATAGCAAAGACTTCCCTATTTCTATCTCAACAACTCGTCCTGAAACCAAAGTCGGTGATGTTGCTGTCGCTGTTCATCCCGACGACGCTCGATATAAAGAATTTGTCGGCAAAGAGTATGACTTAGAATTTTGTGGCGTACCGCTTCATATCAAAATCATTGCTGATGCATCAGTAGATAAAGAATTCGGCACTGGAGCACTTGGTGTGACACCGGCACATTCAATGATCGACTGGGAAATTGCAGAACGTCATGATTTGCCCCATCCACAAGTCATCAATGAGTATGCCAAGATGATGATCGGTGACGAGCGAATACTCAACAAGAAAGCAACAGAGGCTCGAGAAGTTATCGTCGAATGGCTCCACACAGAAGGATTGCTAGAAAAAGAAGAGGAGGTAACCCAAAATATTAGCACTGCAGAACGCACCGGTGGCATTATTGAGCCATTACCAAAACTCCAATGGTTCGTCGCTGTTAATAAAGAATTCATATTGTCAGAATCTACAATTGCCGGCATTCCATCTGGATCAAAAACGACACTCAAAGACATCATGCGAAAGACTGTTGAGAACAATCAGATCAGAATTATTCCAGATTATTTTAGTAAGACGTATTTCCACTGGATCGATAACCTTCGTGATTGGTGTATATCACGACAAATTTGGTACGGTCATCGAATCCCTGTTTGGTATAAAGATAATCAAATATATTGCGGCACTGAAACACCAGAAGGTGAAGGATGGGTACAGGATGAAGATACACTCGACACATGGTTCTCATCTGGCAGCTGGACATTTTCAACGCTTGGTTGGCCAGAAAAAACCAAAGATCTAGAACTGTACCATCCGACCGATGTCCTTGAAACTGCGTACGAGATCCTCTTCTTCTGGGTTGCTCGAATGATTCTCATGACTGGATATGCACTCGGCACTGTACCGTTTCATAATATTTATTTGCATGGGCTCGTCCGAGATAATCAAGGCCGGAAGTTTTCTAAGTCCCTCGGGAACGGGATTGACCCAATCGATGTGGCAAATAAGTTTGGCGCTGATGCAGGCCGCATGGCTCTCATTGTCGGCACTGCACCGGGAACAGATAGTAAAATCGATGAAAACAAGATAAAGGGCTACAAAAATTTTGCTAACAAACTTTGGAATATTACACGGTTTGTACTTTCCAATAATTCAAATGTAAACGCTCATACTATCTATACAGAAGCTGATCAAAAAGTAGCTCAAGAGTTTCAAGCTACCATTGCCGACATCACCAGAGACCTGGATGAGTACCGCTTCCACTTAGGATCAGAAAAAATCTATCACTACATCTGGCATGCATTTGCTGATAAAATTATTGAGGAAAGCAAACTCATACTCAGTGGATCAGATGAACAGGCAAAAACATCACGCCAAAAATTGCTCTTAGAAATTCTTTCGACGAGTCTTACTATTCTTCATCCATTTATGCCCTTCGTCACAGAAGAAATCTGGAGTATGATACCTAGGAGCGATAAAACACTTCTCATGGTAACCCCATGGCCAACATATACATCGAATGGATAACTTCACTTCAATAGCAAGCAAAGTTAATTCTGATCCAGTAACCCTGGCTCTTTCACTTTTGTTCGGCTTAGTTCCTGCATTTCTATGGCTTAGGTTTTGGTTGCGCGAAGATCGTGAGAAGCCAGAACCAAACGGACTCCTTTTCCTTACTTTTTTAGCTGGCATGATTGCTGTTATCTTGGTATTGCCTATCCAACGCTATATCAGCACGCTATCAAATAATCCAGACGTACTGACTGTCCTTTGGGTTGCCTCAGAAGAACTCATCAAATTCTCTGCAGTAGCAGTTATGGCACTCCATTCTTCATATGCAGATGAACCAATCGATTTCCCGATATATGCTATGACAGCCGCATTAGGCTTTGCAGCGCTTGAAAATGCATTATTCCTTGCTTATCCTATCGGTATCAGCGATACAACAGTCAGTCTTCTCACGGGTAACCTGCGCTTCTTGGGAGCAACTCTCTTGCATAGTGTATCGAGCGGTCTCATCGGTATTATGATAGGGCTCGCCTTTTTCCAATCAAAAACAGTGAAGTTTTTTAGTATTCTTTTTGGCATAGGGCTCGCCATTACCTTGCATAGCATCTTTAATTTCTTTATAATGGACGCAGGTGCAAGCGAAGTTTTCAAAGTTTTCGGCTTCCTCTGGGTTGTTGCTATTATTAGTATGCTCTTGTTTGAAAAATTGAGGCGCATGAGCGAACCTCTCTATCTCAAGGACGTTGTTATTCACGGAGCAGTGAACGATCTACTTACTCGACGTTAAATTTATGGCATATAAAAAATCTTTTTTTGAACGATTGACTGGTGGCATACGGCTTCGAGATGAAGACGAAGAAGAAACTGTGCCTATAGCAACTCCTACAACCCCTCAACCATATAAAATTACGACATCTGAGACTGCAAAAAGTAAAGATACAGGCTGGACAGAAGATGAAGTTGAAGAAGCACAGTTAACTGTGGATGTCTACCAAACCCAAACTGAAATTATTGTGCAAACAATGGTCGCTGGCGTCAGACCCGAAGATCTTCAGATCAATATCACTCGCGACATGATTACGATCAAGGGCAAACGTGAGGAGAATAAAATGATTGCTCCAGAGAATTACTTTACCAAAGAACTCTACTGGGGAACGTTTGCTAGAACAATTCTTTTGCCCCAAGAAGTAGAACCGGAAGAAGCGGAGGCTATCGAACGACACGGATTACTGATGATCAGACTACCAAAGATCGACAAAGGACGCCAGACAACACTCAAAGTGAAATCAATATAAACAAAAACTCCTCTATAGGAGTTTTTGTTTCGTTCGTGTGCTTGGGACCAGGTTCGGTCACGAGTTACTAAACATAATTATCATATATTCTAATTCTGCTAAGTACTCGCGACCCCGCCTCGCTTGGTTCACACATTCACCATAACTGCGGCTTTCGAACTGGCACGTAATGTGTGCAGACACATTACTCCAGCCACTCACTACGTTCGTGTGCTTGGGACCAGGTTCGAACTGGTGACCCTTCCCTCTTCAGGGGAATGCTCTACCAACTGAGCTACCCAAGCAATATATTTTTATTATCTTTTTGAGTATCTATCTTAATACATTTGAGGTTATTTACCAAAACAAGATTCCTTCAAAAAACTTTTATAGTATTACTTAAAAAGTGATTCTAGTTCTTCTGTATTGAACTGACTACCTAAATTCTTTAAATCTTCTATGCTACTTGCACCACTAGTATAGGCACCTTTGAGTGTCGTAATGTATGGCAACAGAAAATAATACGCGCTTAATGTTGAAATGATTATAATTGCCCAGTACACAATCCGCATCAACTGTGCAGTACGCTGAGCACGTAAAATCTTTCTGAGCATACTGTGATTCTCTCGAACCATGGTATACATTTCATCAAAACGCTTTTGTTGTTCTTGATCCATACTGTTCGACAATACCATAGATTTATATTGATTTCAATTCATCTATAAAAAGAAAAGGACCCAAGATATTGGATCCTTCTTCTGCGTATATTCCCTTACCAACCATACTCCATGTAATCTGCACGCTCATTGAGAGCTGCAGCCATGAAGTCACCCCATGCCCGATAGGTAAACGAAATTGTCACAACTCTCGTCTGTCCGAAGTATCGCCAAAGTCCAAATGGACCCTTGCCGACAATGACATCAAAACGAATTGAGCCGTACAATCTAGTTATATCACTAGCGGATTGCTTCCATACCGTTGCATCATTTGCGACTTTTGCTTTTAATGAATCGAAATATTCCCGATACTTAAAGCATAGCGCAAAACGATACTCCTTCCAGGACGGAGGCTTACCTTGCCAGCCACCACTCATGTAAATGCGATGGGTAGAGAAGATACTCGCAGAACAATGGGAAAAACGATTAGCCATAGTGTGCATCCAGATCAGCGGAATGCTGATTTTCCAAGCCTCGGCTTGGGGTCTTAAAACTGGTCTGAATTCGCTAGATGCAGGCTTATATCTGAATTATTTTAAAATTATTCTAAATTACTCTAACAATAGAGTATCACATTTATTACATTTTGTCAATTTATGTTATACAGGCAATTTCTAAATCTTCGAAGCTGCCAGAAATTACAAGGCAATACTAGAGAATATAAAGGGGTTAAAAAGTCTGCCACTTAGTTCTTTTTCCGGTTTATCTTCCTTTATTGACAAAATGGTTATAAATATGGTATAATACAATAAAGGTTAGAAACCGTCCCTACTTTCAAAAAAAGTAAATCGGCTCAATCATTTTGTTCATTTAAAAGGAAAAAACTGTTATGAAATCACAGAACACCTTTCCACCCCCAGACTGCAAAATTCATTAGCTGTATTGCGCAAAACATGCCCGAGGTTTGTAATGATCGTATGGAAACATTGATCAAATATCCCAACACTCTGGAAAAAGCGTTGAGAAAAGCTTTGGTTGTGGATATTGTTGTTGTTCACACCGTCGACGTAGCTGCCAGACGCTAAGACTAATATAACAGCACTATTCATCCCCCATTATTTTTGGGGGATTTATTATTTATTACAAATTGTGTCCTCGGCAGGAATCGAACCTACAATTACTCCTTAGGACGGAGTAGTTATATCTTCACCCGCCATATTGCTAAATACTTGTGCCCCCACTCCGAATCGAACGGGGATCTATTCCTTAGGACGGAACTGTTCTATCCATTGAACTATGGGGGCAATATTGGGCGGGCAAGTTTAACTACGAGGGCAAATGAAAAAGTACCCCACACATGCAGGGTGCTTTTTCATCATACCTGTTTTATCACCATATGTTAAATACCGAGAAGTTCCATGATGCGAGGTTTATTAAACCCTACAACAATATCATTATCTATCGTTATTACTGGTACTCCCATCTGTCCAGATCGCTTCACCATTTCCATGCGCTTTTCCATATTTGATGCAACATCAAATTCATCGTATGCAATTCCCTGTTCAGAAAAGTATTCTTTTGCCATATGGCAGAAATGACAACTTGGTGTACTGTAGACGGTGACTTTTTTCATAGTGGTAGCGGACGAACCGCAATTACTTTTATACTTTTAGTATAGCATATGAGTCAACCCGGCAGTAGAGCTTTGGTTAGGACAAAATATTTTTGAAATAATCTCTTAGCCTTCGTTTAAACATCCTACCGAAATATAACTCTTCTTTGTCTTTTCACTTTGTAAACAATATATGTAGAACATAACAAACCAAAGTCTCACTACCGGGTCAACCCTATCTTTATTTATTCTTCAAATATCAAAATCTTCTTCTCTGCTTCAACAAATTCAGTAAATTTCCCTACAAATCTAGTCGCTCGAACAGTCCGATCATCGATCCAGTGATAGTTACCGCCACGAGGTTTGCCAAATATTATGCCGTGATACTTAAATCCATGTTCTTTGAGCCACGTCTCAGTATTTTCCCGATGTTCTGGCAGTCTCGAGGTAAAGAAGGTTATGATATGACCATCGTCGTGCCATTTATTGATAATATCTCGCGCATTGGGGATCTCGATAGCGGTAAGCATTCGCTCTGGCTCTTCGTTTGGAATATCTTCACAAATAGTGCCATCAATATCGATAAGATAGTTCTTCATCCCTTCTGGCAGCGACGGACTTATTCGTTTACCGTCTACCCCAAATTCTTCATGTAATTGCATGGGGAGAGTATAGCATATGAATTAAACCTAAAACTAGACATAGTAGTGACTACTTTATTTTCCCAAAAAATAAAAGCTGACAGGTGTCAGCTTTAAATTCTCATTTCTCTAGAAGATCAACAATCCTTGTAATTTCAGTCTCGGGTATTGCCAACCGCAGAGTTTGCCATTGGAATTTCATCCAGGATAGATTCATAACATCATCAGTTTCAATAAATTTTACGCCACGTTTGTGTAGCTCATCAGCAAACTTTATTTCAATATCTTTCATTTGTTTACGAGCTAATTCAAGATTATTGTTGTTGTTTGCTAATTGCTCCCCAACTATATATACATTCGTGAAGGTACTTGTGTAAGTAAATGCCATAATTTTTCAGTTTTTTAAATTTTAACATATTTATTTATTAAGTCAACTATAGTATATACGAAATACGAGAATCGTCCGCGACTCAAACATTCGCCGTCGCTCATGTTTGGTCTGCCTGCCCGACTGAATAGTCGTTCGGGCGGGGACACCAGCTCGTCATTTTTTTCTACTGAAAAAAATATGATTCCGCTGTTCGATTCCGTACGTGAGTAAAATAATTTACTCACTATTCCGCACAAAAACACTTCGCTTTTTTGTGCGGAATACGAGAATCGAACTCGTGTCTCATCCTTGGGAAGGACGCATGCTGCCACTGTACCAATTCCGCAATATTAAAATATCTTTCCGAAAAATCCTTTTACTTTCATCCACCATGACTCTTTTGTCATTTCAGCCAATTGCTCTTCCGCAATCTTTTTATTACCAGCATCAGTTGTGATGACAACCAGGTGCTCACCCTCTTTACCGACACGGTATTTTTCTCTCAAATTCTCTTCAATGCCTTCAGTTGTCTCTAGTTTTGAAATACCATTCTCTAGATTTGCTTCTTGTGCGATGAGGGCATTGTATTCTGTTTGTGCTTGTAGTTTATTTGCTCTGGCTTCTCTACTTTTTTGGTACATACCGATCGCAGCAATAGTAACGAGAATGCATATAACCAAAAGCCCGCTTATAACAACAGGTGAATAGAGTAGTTTCTTATATGCTTGTTTTTGTTGAAATCGCTTCATAGTCTATACACAGTTTGAGAGAATAATGTTAGTATACCAATATGTTATTCAATAGAAAACACAAGAAAAAGGTAACACTTATCTGGACTATACTTGGCGCATTTATCATTGTCTCAATGATTTTACTCTACATGCCGAGCCTTTTTAGTCTCTAGTTATCGCCAGTTTTCATCATTTTCAAAAAGACACTGTGAGGTATATGTACCTTGCTGTTTTCTCGCATTTTGGCTTTGCCTCGCTTCTGCTTTTCTAATAGTTTCTTCTTTCTACTAACATCTCCACCACCGACAACCTTACTGCCATGCATGAGCACATCTTTACGAAACGCTTTAATAGTTTCTGAAGAAAGTATCCGGCCGAGCGCAATGCCTTGGACTTTCATTTCAAATTGCTGCCGAGGCAGAATATCTTTGAGTTTAGTCGTCGCAGCTTCTGCTTCTACCAGCGCACGACGCTTGGAAATTATCCGGGTAAATGCCGGCACAGGTTCCCCTCCAATATGAATATCGAGTCTCGTGACATCAGCATGTCGTAGCTCTGCTATATCATAGGAAATCGAAGCATAGCCTGAAGTAATACTTTTCAAATCATCAAAAAATCCTCGCATCAATTCTCGCAGTGGCATTTTGACTTGAACTGACGACCTGCTGTCACCGAAGTTTTCAGTCTCACCAACCTCAGCTTCATGGTCATAGAGAAACGGCATGAGCACACCTAGATACCGAACTGGCGTAATAATGGTCACCGTTACCCATGGCTCTTCTACTGACACAATTTCTCCATCGTTCGGGAAAAGGTGCGGTGAGTAGACCGTCAGATTTTTATTATTTTTGAGTTTTACCATATAGGTAATCGACGGTGTTGTAATAACTAAATTCAAATCAAATTCACGCTTTAGCCGCTCGGTGATAATCTCCAAATGAAGCATACCAAGAAATCCCGATCGAAATCCTCGGCCTAATGCACCAGAACTTTCTTCCTCGAACGAGAACGCTGAGTCCGAAAGCCGAAGTTTGCCAAGTGCAGTTTTCAAAAGAGGAAAATCATCTTGGCTTTCAGGATAGATTGATGCCCAAACAACAGGTCGCGGCTGCATGTAACCGGGCAATGCTTCACGAGCATGCTTAAACTCAGTAATCGTATCACCAACCGATGCAATACCCGGCTTTTTTATTCCAGTGACGATATAGCCGATTTCTCCAGAAGTCAGTTGGGGGCGCGGTGTTTCAGCTGGAGAAAAGGTACCAACTTCAAGTGCAATAAATTTCTGATCAGCAACTCTGAAAATCAAATCACTATTTTTTGCTACTGCACCATCAAATATACGCACATAGACAATTACACCTTCATGGTTTGAATATTTAAAATCAAATACGAGTGCGCGCAGACCTTGCTCGGTAGAAGCTGCTGGCGGAGGCACACGCTCGATGATTGCCTCAAGTAATGTTTCCACCCCTTCACCGGTTTTACCAGAAACACCGAGTACTGTATCAGGGCTAATGTGTAATAGTTCTGCAATCTCAAGTTTGACCTCATCAACTCGGGCAAGTGGCGAATCAATTTTCGAAACAACAGGAATTATGACAATACCAGCATGTTGCGCCATCGTAAGTGTGGTGAGTGTTTGTGCCTGCACTCCTTGTGTCGCATCGACGAGCAATATTGATCCTTCGACAGCTTTCAATGCTCTTGAGACCT
The Candidatus Nomurabacteria bacterium genome window above contains:
- a CDS encoding valine--tRNA ligase — translated: MQPENTIPEKLLKPYDPTDTEKRIYALWQESGFFNPETCISQGVTKSDAKPFTIMMPPPNATGVLHMGHALFLTVEDIMIRYKRMQGFRTLWLPGTDHAAIATQSKVEGIIKKEEGKSRHDLGRDELLKRIDAFVEDNRKTMTSQMRIMGASCDWSREAFTLDEKRNLAVNTLFKQMYDDELIYRGNRIVNWDPKGQTTIADDEIVYEERKAKLYTFKYSKDFPISISTTRPETKVGDVAVAVHPDDARYKEFVGKEYDLEFCGVPLHIKIIADASVDKEFGTGALGVTPAHSMIDWEIAERHDLPHPQVINEYAKMMIGDERILNKKATEAREVIVEWLHTEGLLEKEEEVTQNISTAERTGGIIEPLPKLQWFVAVNKEFILSESTIAGIPSGSKTTLKDIMRKTVENNQIRIIPDYFSKTYFHWIDNLRDWCISRQIWYGHRIPVWYKDNQIYCGTETPEGEGWVQDEDTLDTWFSSGSWTFSTLGWPEKTKDLELYHPTDVLETAYEILFFWVARMILMTGYALGTVPFHNIYLHGLVRDNQGRKFSKSLGNGIDPIDVANKFGADAGRMALIVGTAPGTDSKIDENKIKGYKNFANKLWNITRFVLSNNSNVNAHTIYTEADQKVAQEFQATIADITRDLDEYRFHLGSEKIYHYIWHAFADKIIEESKLILSGSDEQAKTSRQKLLLEILSTSLTILHPFMPFVTEEIWSMIPRSDKTLLMVTPWPTYTSNG
- a CDS encoding phosphoheptose isomerase — encoded protein: MQLHEEFGVDGKRISPSLPEGMKNYLIDIDGTICEDIPNEEPERMLTAIEIPNARDIINKWHDDGHIITFFTSRLPEHRENTETWLKEHGFKYHGIIFGKPRGGNYHWIDDRTVRATRFVGKFTEFVEAEKKILIFEE
- a CDS encoding AAA family ATPase, yielding MIVAIAETNGAGKGTVADYLVSLGFKHFSAREFFVEEINKRGLIVNRDSMRLVANELRQTYGPDYNIRTLYERALAYGNNAVIESLRCPAETSFIINKPDTHFIGIDADPHIRYKRAMDRKSATDSVTFERFLSDEERESIGTELWDMNIPLCLAKAEKIFMNDGNLEKLHAEIDLWLETIGFKK
- a CDS encoding Hsp20/alpha crystallin family protein, with amino-acid sequence MAYKKSFFERLTGGIRLRDEDEEETVPIATPTTPQPYKITTSETAKSKDTGWTEDEVEEAQLTVDVYQTQTEIIVQTMVAGVRPEDLQINITRDMITIKGKREENKMIAPENYFTKELYWGTFARTILLPQEVEPEEAEAIERHGLLMIRLPKIDKGRQTTLKVKSI
- a CDS encoding PrsW family intramembrane metalloprotease codes for the protein MDNFTSIASKVNSDPVTLALSLLFGLVPAFLWLRFWLREDREKPEPNGLLFLTFLAGMIAVILVLPIQRYISTLSNNPDVLTVLWVASEELIKFSAVAVMALHSSYADEPIDFPIYAMTAALGFAALENALFLAYPIGISDTTVSLLTGNLRFLGATLLHSVSSGLIGIMIGLAFFQSKTVKFFSILFGIGLAITLHSIFNFFIMDAGASEVFKVFGFLWVVAIISMLLFEKLRRMSEPLYLKDVVIHGAVNDLLTRR
- the lepA gene encoding elongation factor 4 codes for the protein MDFKSIRNFSIIAHIDHGKSTLADRMLERTGTIEKRKMRDQVLDSMELERERGITIKMQPVRMEYLSGGTNYTLNLIDTPGHIDFSYEVSRALKAVEGSILLVDATQGVQAQTLTTLTMAQHAGIVIIPVVSKIDSPLARVDEVKLEIAELLHISPDTVLGVSGKTGEGVETLLEAIIERVPPPAASTEQGLRALVFDFKYSNHEGVIVYVRIFDGAVAKNSDLIFRVADQKFIALEVGTFSPAETPRPQLTSGEIGYIVTGIKKPGIASVGDTITEFKHAREALPGYMQPRPVVWASIYPESQDDFPLLKTALGKLRLSDSAFSFEEESSGALGRGFRSGFLGMLHLEIITERLKREFDLNLVITTPSITYMVKLKNNKNLTVYSPHLFPNDGEIVSVEEPWVTVTIITPVRYLGVLMPFLYDHEAEVGETENFGDSRSSVQVKMPLRELMRGFFDDLKSITSGYASISYDIAELRHADVTRLDIHIGGEPVPAFTRIISKRRALVEAEAATTKLKDILPRQQFEMKVQGIALGRILSSETIKAFRKDVLMHGSKVVGGGDVSRKKKLLEKQKRGKAKMRENSKVHIPHSVFLKMMKTGDN
- a CDS encoding glutaredoxin family protein yields the protein MKKVTVYSTPSCHFCHMAKEYFSEQGIAYDEFDVASNMEKRMEMVKRSGQMGVPVITIDNDIVVGFNKPRIMELLGI